The Calliopsis andreniformis isolate RMS-2024a chromosome 5, iyCalAndr_principal, whole genome shotgun sequence nucleotide sequence TCCTACACCTTGGCGTGTCTGTCAAACAActcatttttattagaaaatagaaaCTTCGAAGAGATGGGGTGGGATACTTACATTTCATATGAATAAATATTGGCGGACTGCGCCCCTCTCCTACAGAATTGATTGCTTTGCATGAATATTCGCCGGAATGAGCTAATGTTATCACTCTGAACGTTAAGGTGTTTGAGGCTATTAACGTTCCACTAGTCACGTCGTGCTCTAACCGATTATCCTGGAATGGATCATTAGGAATGAATAATTTCTATTGCAGTGGATTCGTGTACAGTAGATATCTAGGTATATCAAAGTCTCTCACGTTGTGGTACCAAATGATTCTGGTCGCAGCTGGGTTACTTTCTACGTTGCAAATTAATTTTAAGTCATCCCCCTCTCTCAAGATGTCCAACATGTACCCGGTGGCCAAGTGGATTGAAACTACAGGAGGATCTAAGTACGCACACCAAAGAAGCGCATTGTACATTTTCTGCTCTTGGAATGTATCGCATTATAGAGAATAGAAGTAACGAATATACCGGAAAAGCGGAAGACTTACAAGCGACGCTAAGAATCTTAGTTTGTTCGAGAACACCACCAGGAAATCTGGGATTTTCAGCTCTGCAGGTCAGTTCTTTGCCATCGTCTTCCTTGCCGAGCGCCAAAGCCAGCTTGCTAATCGTGGAATTACTTCTCTGTGTACTGGACATGTTCGGATCGCCTATCACTTGTCCACCTAGCCTCCAGATAATTCTGGCCGCGGGTGAGCTTCCCCAAGTTTCGCAGCGCGCCGCTATTGGTCGACCAGCGTAAATCTTCTCTTCGTTCAAGACGATCTTCACGATTGCTGGCCTCACTATGAACATGAGCTTTTGCTTACATCTTATGTCCGGAGTGAATCGAGTCAAGAAGCTACAAAGGAAGTGAAACTGCTGCATGCTTAGATCATTCGAAAGATTGCTACAGAATTCGCGCGAAAAAGAGATTTGTAAGTGAACGGAGTTCGTGAAAGGTCCGCCGTGGTGAAAATAACGGACGGAGGGAGCCACATGCTCGCCATCCAAaccgtgtatttttactttcgacgacgattctACGAATTGCAGCCGTCAAAGGAGTTAAGAAGGTTCGCACAAAATCGTTGGAATTCATCTCGCTTCCGCTGCGGGTCACTCGCGTCTActatatttaaatttctttctTCTTCGTCTGTCGTAGCCTAAGCGGCAGGACCTTCGGCTGAGTAAGAATCGCGTTTCTTTCCGCGCAAAACGTTTCCGGTGCTTTTCGTTCTAGCACAGGAAAACGCTGTCTCGACTGTCAAAGAAATCTGTACAATTCGTAGGAAATGGAAGCTTGAGCAAGCTGTAAAGCAGATTTTCTTCAGACACTTGCAAAAATCTTTTGAAAGAATTGATTGAAAAGATAGAAAGAAAATAAGATGATTAAAGGTAATTAAAGCTGGCGGACACTTACGATAAATGTCTAAAGGAACTTCTCGGACGATTGGTGCAGACATCTGTGCCGATTGAGCCCTGCACTCTAGCTTGGTGCCCCATAACGATCTCGTCACTTTATCGATGACAAGATGGTTCGCCGTGTATTTACTTGACGAACCTATTGCTTCTTCCGGAATCGTATCGACGACGTTGTCCAGTAGCTCACCATCCTTCCACCACGTTACGGTAGGTTTCGGTCTTCCTACGATAAACATGCGTTTTGTGATACGTGGAACGACGTAATGGATAAATTTTCTAAAAGGAAAAATTAATTTACCTCCAGACACTTGACAATTTAGACCGAGGTTGTAACCCTCAAGAAATGGTCCAGCTACTCCAGTCACTTCTCGCCCTTGGGCATCATATATCACAGGTCTCGATGGTTTTTCTGAATAAAGGAATGAAACACAAACTTGTTGATCGTACTGTCTTCGTTATGAAAACATTATCTAATCAATGAAAAATATGCTTACCAACAAGCGTAAGGTTCACGCGAAAATTTCTCGTCGGAGAATTGACAAAATCTACTCTACATCTAAAGATCCCCTGGTCTTTAAAAGTAACCTTGGTGACTTTCAATTTGGCTCGTTGACCATCACTGATCAAAAAGTAAGTCCTGTTGCCTAAATCGTTTCCGATCGCCGAGTGAATGGCAGTTGTGAGGTTTCCACTTCTCGCATCTAAGCTGCATAGAACGTAAGAATATTTCCATTACAAGTGATAAAATGTTATCGCATAAGGAGAATGAGATAACTCGTCGCAATAGTTTCAAGATCAAAGTATCGGGGTGACCCGGTTACGTTTTCTGTTGAATCAATTCTTTACCCGATCGAAGAGTCAACGATCGAATGACACATGAACGCGTTGACACTTCCGGGAGGGACACAGAGCTGGTAAACAGCTGGTTGGCTAGTTTCGGTGACTAACTCTAGCGTACGTGGCTATTCCCAGAGAAAAAAAGAATAGTTGGCAAGCGTACAGTCAGCGAATTTAGATGCACCGAGAACAGTTGACCGTTACGCAATGTTTAAGAGGAAGTCACCTCAGCAACTATGACGGAAAAAGCAACCAATTCATAGTCGATTTCCGTCAAATCGCGAGGCTGGTTATAAACGCCTCGGTCAGATGCACGGTTCCTGTCATTTCACCCTTCGTACAACCTCCTGTCCCACGCTCGTCTTCACTCGGATTtccatttcttttttctttctacTGCAAGTTATGGGAGCGTTCCGGGTGCAGATAACCGATCCCGTGAACACTCGGAAAGCCACCTGCTTTGCGTTTGCTTCTAATGTCGGTCGTTTTGCTCCTCTCGCTGTATTTTTTACGATCGTCTTTTGACGCGGAACAGACCTCGTCTTTCGAACCCACGTCTTTTCACCCTTTTTCACGGAAATTTTTTTCCTCTACCGACACGCCTCAAACGGTAATGCAAGACCTCGCGATCAACGTCTCTTTTTACGTCCAACCTCACCCTTCTTCTTAAATAAACGAACCGAGATATAATGTTTACGTGGATTTGTCAGCGCGAAATAACATTCGACGCTGATCAAACTACCATGCTCTATTTCCAGAAATTCAGTGGTATCAGGAGTTTCCTTCGACTAATGCTAACAGTCCTCGAGCTCCTTGTTTATTTACTTTACGCGACCTACCTCAATTTGTCTTTTATTTGACCGATGAATCGCGCCTTGTGAGAAAAGTTGAATGGTAGATAAAGAATGTACGTTCAGTTTCTTGGTGCATAAAGCTGAAGATAGCCCAAGTAGTGATAAGAAGACGGATTTTAAGGGGTAGTCTCAGAAAGCACTGCAAATTGTTAGAACGTACGAGAGACTAGAAGGTGATGAAGACAGTGGCCATAAAGAGGGACCTTATTCCGGGGGCTTGAGTCGAGATATTTCGAGATGCGATCTCAGAACAATGGCATCTACGGATAATAAGCATAACGGAGATCCGGGGCAAGTCGCAGCAGCTATTCTGGCTTGTGAATCAGTTCCCATGCAGGAACAGGAAGTTTCGTATACGAAATGGTTGCTGAAAGAATTCGTTTGTCTCGCATAAAATCGCTGAAAGTTCACTGACGAAAACGGGTGAAACTCGCCACGATTTTTACCACGCTATAGCCAAACGGTCTGATtctactattactacgattactgAAATGAGATTACGAAATGGgttttataaaaagaaaaatagaaaaatcaGTTTCTGTTAATAGGGTACTAACCGGTTGGGATTTACAGGCAATAAggacaaagcttcagagaaacACCTGTTGGAAATATCATTTCCCGGTTATGCTCATTTTCTCGTAATCAGAATAGCGATTGTTATCGGAGATAGCAGTATCTCTTAATAAGCCAAAGAGATGAAAGTCGAAAAGCGTTTCGTATAATTGTAATGAGTTCCAAAAAgcaatttcattatttaaaGGACATAGCACGCTGTTATTTCAAAACTAGAGATCAAGTATTACCTGTAGAGAGGTATTCCATCAGTGCCTTTGAACCAGATCACCATACTGACAGAGTCATTCGCTATAGGGGGGATGAGACTGCATGGCATTTCAACGTCCTCACCCTCATTGGCCCACACCACTGTTAGCGGTGCTGTAAGAGCGTAAGTCGTAGAACCTTCAAAAAAATTTACACAAAGACATGCATTTATCGTTTATTCATAACTTATCTACTAATGTTCTGTTTTTCTAAACACAATCAATTTAACACAGTCTAGTCCCTTTTCGTCAGGTTGGTCAAATTGCTTCGTGTATAAGTATATCAGCGAACGAGCACCAGCATAATGCACGCACTAAATGGGTGCATCGTTCTTGGCTCGCTATTGTGCTCATTACGCTTTGGGTTCGTCGATTTCAGCTATTCTGGGACCCGACACTATTAACAGAGAATTGATTGAAATTCTGCTGCATCGCCAGTTCGTACCTATAGTACGACAAGACTTGAAGGGTCACGTACAGAGCACGATCAAATATTGTGTTGTTTGCAAAAGTAGCCTGAGGTAAGTCGCAAGACTCGCGTAAGTGGGAAATACTAGCTGCCAAGAGAGAATGACCAAGATATCAATGGCATACCGCGGTGTGCATTAACACTGATTTACATACACGTGTATCGTTGCGCTACATCGTTTCTATTTTCTTCGTGGGTAGAACTGCGACAATTCTAAATTTAGATCGCGTATGATAGTGCACTATCTCCTCGATATTTATTCGTCAGTGCAACGTTCGGCGTGATTGCTCGAGCGTCGTTGGCGGACTTCAGCCCATGTTTTGAACTTCGAAAACAGCAAAAAGAttaaaatcgatttttatttcaCCCTATCGATGTTCTCGATTTACCACCCTGTATAGGTTTTTTTGTATTCGCGCCGTTATAACGTGCCACTGTACGGTGAACGATTGGAACTATTTTATGGTCGGGACATCCAAATGAGAGTATGAGCTTATGTAATACCTATTTCCTTCTTGAATTAACCGCGACTAATTAACTCCTGAAAGCTTAAATCTGTAACTTTTGAACCTCATTTCTCAGGTCTCATGTCAACATACGTCGATGCATTCTAGAATAGAGTTCCAATTTCAGACGGGAATCGGTGAAGATTCGAAGAAAGAAATCTGTAGTCCTAGTGTAACGTTATGTAAATAATACTTGTACGAGGGATAACTCTGTTATTTTTGTATCGCGTTGGGAAACCACGCTTCCGTTGAACTCATCTATTTTTGTGTTCTCTGCTCCAGGTTCCTTTCTTCGCTTTTCTTTACTCTCGATTCGGCATTCACGAATCGAATTTGCGAGTACTAGAAGGAATGGTCATTAGAGTACTCCGAAAAGCATGAATAACGCGAGGAGAATAATGTGCAATGTATAATATGTGAAAGAAGTAGCAGGTGCAGTCTCGTGTCCCCACGCATTGCGTCATGCATCAGGTCACGCACATTGCCACGAAATAATTTGCAAGTTTTCATTGACGCCTATCTATTGTAGCCACACGATTGCGTGTTATCGTGGAATTTCCGGACATTTGTTTCGTACGTTTGATACCAGACTCCAGCACGACAGGCCATTTCCACGGCACTCCTTCGACTATAGCGCATTCTTATTTGCAGATGCAATATCGAGGATCGTCGTTGCTGTTCTTATGATGCTTTTGAACGTTCCTGTATCTGTAAGAGACAACTTATTAAGTTCATCATTAGTCGTGTGCCTTATCTCTCTAATCTGTTGCTGTCCAGCTGCACTTAAGTCAAGTTTATTTCTTCGCACTTCTTTTACTTGCTCCTACCAACACCTGTTGCTATCTTCCCTAAAAGAAGTTCAGTTTTCCAATAAAATTCCAACTGTCACCAGCTACGCTTCGATCCGATGGCTGTTCCTCCTTCTTTCAAAGCGATACTTTTGCTGGTTCGAATTTATTGAAAATTCAAGATGGAACGATGCGGTTCGGTCGTGATTAAATGGTCGAAATCGTGGGAAATAAGGTGGTTGACTGTGACCATAAAATATGGAAAAAGGTTTTAGCCTCCGGCATTGAGCTGGCAGAAAATGACAAGTGTGAATGAGGCTCCGCAGTAACATTTTGGAGGTCCTTCGATAAAGAAATCGAGCCGTTCAATATTTCATTGAAAGACCTGTAATTATTTAAGGTGACTCCTCCCAGAGGTCCAGAGGCGATTTGTAGCCGCGAGGACGTACGATATGCGTAAGATTAAACTTCTTCGTGATACGCCCCTTGGTTTTCCGGCTTCCCCCGCAGGGGTCGACCGTCGGCACCCTTTTTAGCTCCATCCAAGGGTGACTACAGAGATAAAGGTCTCCCGTTTGATCGCTTTGTATGGTAATTTCATCGAGGATGTGCGTTCTGAGTCCTCGCGGCTCGTCTATTTTGTTATTCAAACTTTACCCGCTTTAAAGGGCTGCTCTTTGCACCGCACCGCCTCGAAAATTTCATCATTCAACCTGATGCCTTTCTGCATCGCTAAACTCTTTGAGCCTGACGTACTTTCGCGCGTTATGTCCCGACTTTCGAACGTTCTCGTGGATCATTTTCCAACCAATTCAGCTTTCCTTgacatattcttaaaatacagaataagcacagTTTAACTATTTTGGAATTTCTGTTCTTTTCGTTAAAGCTAATAATCGCTGAAATttagaataaaatttatttactaCCTGTGTTGTATATAGAATCGCCGATGGATCTACGATCTACAGCAACAGCGTGCATATTTTAAGAGCAGGGTTAGAATTTGAAGCGCGTCGGAGGGAGGTTCTTCTTGAATTCCTTCGAACTTTCACTCGAATGCGTTCTCGTCGGTCGTCTGCCTACTTAACAGCTATAAACGACGCTCGTCGGGTACCTAACGCATTCCTGTTGATGCGAGCAacttcaatctgcaaaccttgaCCGCCAGTTTTTCATTTTTGTCAAGCTAAAAAATTAGCTGTAGTGGGGGGGTACTCTGGCGTTATGATAAACAGTCACAGGGACTAAGAAATGAAGCGGCGCCAGTTTACGACGTCGAAAATAAGTCGTGCAAATTCTTCAGCTTCGACCATTTGCCCGTCGACCGAAATATCCACTGGTAGATTCGCCAGGCAGCTTCCCATTTTTCGATCGAACGTACCCGTTATATCGGAAACATCGGTGACACGTCTCTTCTCCTTCTTATTTCCTCGGTTCTTTGTTGTTCATAGCTCGCCGCACCATTGAAACGACAGGTGACATTCACGTTTGATGGATGGCACTCAGGGTAAATGGGGTGGCGGAGATTAATAACGCAATTATCTTGACTCGCGAACGTGTCTAATCTTGGTAAATTGTGACAACGAGTGTATATACGACAGCCTTTAATCTACCCGTTTATTTTCGTTCTTAAAGTGAAATAATGAACACATGATTTAAACAAGACTGTTGGCGATCAAAATTATTGACAGTGTTTAGAAAACAGTGGTTAAGAATAAGGAACGATTTTAAAATGCACATTTGTAGAATGCTTAAGATGCGCCTAAAGAGTCAACGAACTGTTAGAATGTCGAAAACTTGGCGATTCGTATGCGGGCGCGTGCGAGTCTATTTGAATCCTTCCGGTTGCTGCCGATAGCCTCGAGTCACCAAACTGCTAACTTACTCAATTCGGGCCGAGGTCGTTCGCTTTGAAATAAGTTTCGGATCGATTCGCAGTACCtaactacctacctacctacctttCTTTTAGATTAATGGGTCTTTCTATGAAACGTGCAAATATAACCCGTACTAAACCTATTCAAATTCATTAATTGAATTCGGTTATGTAACGAATGTAAAAAATCATCTCCCTACTGCACTGAAATTTTCTTCGAATAAACTAAAATAGGATTTGGACCAACATACCCTTGTTCTCAAATTCACGTGAGTCCTCGGTTGCTGCATTTGCTCGACGTGctcggagcagtatcagcaaaCTTGTCAGAAACACGTGTTTCGACGTGCACTGCATCTCGATCCAGCAGGCGAGAATCAGGTGTTCGAGTTGACGCGCGAAACACCGCCACGTCCGATTGACACCACAGGAACATTCAGTATTCTTCACAATTTAGATACTTCTATCTTTCGTCGCTGCTTCTGTTAACGATTAACTTTTCTGGCGATATTTTAGACCACAACCATTCAACGACGTTGCTCCTTCGATGGAAGAGAAAGCAAAAAATACCGTGGAACACATTCTCGGTGGCACTTGAACGTCACTCGCTTATTAGTTTAAAGAATAAAGTAGTTAAGAGTTTGTACCGTAAATTATGTTTATCACTGCGAAGTTACGAGACTGTTTATCTTTCGATGGCTCTAAGACACTGACAATTCACGAAGATGAGATTCTGGCGTTTTTTGCGGCGGAATTAGCGCAAGGATTTCCGACAGTGGGAGTTTTCTATGGACTTCCGTTTGACTCGCTATTGCGTCCTCATGAGCAGCCCTTTTTTCTGATCGCCGCTATGCGCTGCGGTCACACATGTTCGTTATTAGTCAGAACACGTCGCTAGCCGGGTCGAAATCTTTTGATTAACAAAACGAGCCGACGTTTTTTCGCGTCTAAGCGACACTCGAATACTCTCTTTGTCCCTTTTCAAACGAATTCGTTCTTTCCTCGCACGTTCGCGTCCTTTGAATTCTTTTCGCTTTGTCAGAATTTTTGTCGCGAGTCCTATCGCGTCTTGTTCGTTTTGCGCGTCTTCTCTTCGCCTGACTCTGCGATTCCTCTTCCCGCACTCCACTTTCTTCACCTCCTCGAACAATTTCAACTTTGATCTCGCCTTCAAAACGACTCGGGGCTTCCTTATTTCCTTCCTTTTTCTTCGTCGCGTGTGTCGTTCCCTTTGCGTTGCGAGCCTGTTATTCTTGGGCCGCTTCTTCTTTTTCCCGCGTAGCCAGGTTTAAATTAGATTCTCGATCAGGTGGCTCGATCGCGCGCCGAGCTTTATTTTCCTCGTTGCGTATCGATCTTCCGCGAGACCGTAATATCGGGAATTCTTTCGATCGCGATACAGTTTCTGCTGAGAAATTTTCACTGTAGTCGTTCGATTCTATATCGGTGTATTTAAAATTGGTGGAATTTCAATGGATATACTTTAATATTGCACTTTTTAGTTGAAAAAAGGTCGAAGTAATATCGAAGTTTTCCGGAGCGAAGAGGCTATCGATAACGATGAAAGttggaaataaaagaaaaggaagatAAAAAAAAGCGCGATTGATCGTAAGCCGTATGAACGACGGCCGAGAACCGTCGAGCAGCGGCAACAGTTCGAGATCGTCGTCGTCGGCAGCGACTGCCATGGAACTAAAACCAAAACCGAAGACACGCGTGTAGCTCTCCCCACTCGTGCACCCGCTTCGTAGGGCACACGCACGTTTAACCGAGCCCCGGGTGAGGGCACGCGATTCCGCACGCGATTCCACACGCGTACGCACCCGTGTTAACGACTCCCCGATCTGTGCTCTAAATGCACACGCGTCTTAAAGCGCGTAAAGTGCATCCCGTGGTGATACACTGTTATGCGTCCGTGCTAATGACGCCTGCTAAATTCTTCTGCGGTTCACCCTCTTCACACCAATTCGAACCCTTAGTTTTCTTCACTGTTTCTGCTTTGCCCTCCTTCGGGCGTAGGGGGATTCAAAAAATCCAATTAT carries:
- the Side gene encoding motor axon guidance molcule sidestep isoform X1 — its product is MPCSLIPPIANDSVSMVIWFKGTDGIPLYSLDARSGNLTTAIHSAIGNDLGNRTYFLISDGQRAKLKVTKVTFKDQGIFRCRVDFVNSPTRNFRVNLTLVEKPSRPVIYDAQGREVTGVAGPFLEGYNLGLNCQVSGGRPKPTVTWWKDGELLDNVVDTIPEEAIGSSSKYTANHLVIDKVTRSLWGTKLECRAQSAQMSAPIVREVPLDIYLRPAIVKIVLNEEKIYAGRPIAARCETWGSSPAARIIWRLGGQVIGDPNMSSTQRSNSTISKLALALGKEDDGKELTCRAENPRFPGGVLEQTKILSVAYPPVVSIHLATGYMLDILREGDDLKLICNVESNPAATRIIWYHNDNRLEHDVTSGTLIASNTLTFRVITLAHSGEYSCKAINSVGEGRSPPIFIHMKYTPRCRIGHERREIVAGRHETVLLRCEVDAVPEDVVRFSWTYNGTRGDVLPMSNSRAQNNGLVSVLEYTPNAETDFGTLACWASNSVGRQRTPCIFNIVPGKPPQPPFDCSLSNETNSLEVNCVPGADGGSPQYFLLEVRRVPRIPGAQVNPPTLHAPQNDQGTVGEIPVIRQERNQRPQFLLHNLEPGFDYTLLVYAVNGRGRSEPALFRHVRVAEPIGGKMEERTGIFLEDLKKALPKTSSENLIIVIALTGTGAIALILIGIGVIIGLAICRKRSSSPIKNEPDDFTTPTYVSAQRVEPRIRCSGDNRRSQRTSLYIEENRNEPDLLQRVEIDLHD
- the Side gene encoding motor axon guidance molcule sidestep isoform X2; its protein translation is MPCSLIPPIANDSVSMVIWFKGTDGIPLYSLDARSGNLTTAIHSAIGNDLGNRTYFLISDGQRAKLKVTKVTFKDQGIFRCRVDFVNSPTRNFRVNLTLVEKPSRPVIYDAQGREVTGVAGPFLEGYNLGLNCQVSGGRPKPTVTWWKDGELLDNVVDTIPEEAIGSSSKYTANHLVIDKVTRSLWGTKLECRAQSAQMSAPIVREVPLDIYLRPAIVKIVLNEEKIYAGRPIAARCETWGSSPAARIIWRLGGQVIGDPNMSSTQRSNSTISKLALALGKEDDGKELTCRAENPRFPGGVLEQTKILSVAYPPVVSIHLATGYMLDILREGDDLKLICNVESNPAATRIIWYHNDNRLEHDVTSGTLIASNTLTFRVITLAHSGEYSCKAINSVGEGRSPPIFIHMKYTPRCRIGHERREIVAGRHETVLLRCEVDAVPEDVVRFSWTYNGTRGDVLPMSNSRAQNNGLVSVLEYTPNAETDFGTLACWASNSVGRQRTPCIFNIVPGKPPQPPFDCSLSNETNSLEVNCVPGADGGSPQYFLLEVRRVPRIPGAQVNPPTLHAPQNDQGTVGEIPVIRQERNQRPQFLLHNLEPGFDYTLLVYAVNGRGRSEPALFRHVRVAEPIGGKMEERTGIFLEDLKKALPKTSSENLIIVIALTGAIALILIGIGVIIGLAICRKRSSSPIKNEPDDFTTPTYVSAQRVEPRIRCSGDNRRSQRTSLYIEENRNEPDLLQRVEIDLHD
- the Side gene encoding motor axon guidance molcule sidestep isoform X3 codes for the protein MEYLSTDARSGNLTTAIHSAIGNDLGNRTYFLISDGQRAKLKVTKVTFKDQGIFRCRVDFVNSPTRNFRVNLTLVEKPSRPVIYDAQGREVTGVAGPFLEGYNLGLNCQVSGGRPKPTVTWWKDGELLDNVVDTIPEEAIGSSSKYTANHLVIDKVTRSLWGTKLECRAQSAQMSAPIVREVPLDIYLRPAIVKIVLNEEKIYAGRPIAARCETWGSSPAARIIWRLGGQVIGDPNMSSTQRSNSTISKLALALGKEDDGKELTCRAENPRFPGGVLEQTKILSVAYPPVVSIHLATGYMLDILREGDDLKLICNVESNPAATRIIWYHNDNRLEHDVTSGTLIASNTLTFRVITLAHSGEYSCKAINSVGEGRSPPIFIHMKYTPRCRIGHERREIVAGRHETVLLRCEVDAVPEDVVRFSWTYNGTRGDVLPMSNSRAQNNGLVSVLEYTPNAETDFGTLACWASNSVGRQRTPCIFNIVPGKPPQPPFDCSLSNETNSLEVNCVPGADGGSPQYFLLEVRRVPRIPGAQVNPPTLHAPQNDQGTVGEIPVIRQERNQRPQFLLHNLEPGFDYTLLVYAVNGRGRSEPALFRHVRVAEPIGGKMEERTGIFLEDLKKALPKTSSENLIIVIALTGTGAIALILIGIGVIIGLAICRKRSSSPIKNEPDDFTTPTYVSAQRVEPRIRCSGDNRRSQRTSLYIEENRNEPDLLQRVEIDLHD